Proteins from a genomic interval of Chitinophagales bacterium:
- a CDS encoding Crp/Fnr family transcriptional regulator, producing MDHSKLITHIHQLLPLTEEEQNLLVSSFQSKKIRRRQYLLQEGDVCKHYHFVIEGCLRMFFVDEKGTEHVLQFATENWWIADIGSFHASTPSRLFIEALEPSIVLQIKKKDLLTLYTESPKFDRYFRVLVENAFVKMQERVIQNISSTAQERYLTFLENYPHLANRISQVQIASFIGVTPEFLSKIRKNLMK from the coding sequence ATGGATCACTCAAAACTCATCACCCACATCCACCAACTTCTTCCTCTAACCGAGGAAGAGCAAAACCTACTGGTTTCTTCGTTTCAATCCAAAAAAATAAGGAGGAGGCAGTACTTACTGCAAGAAGGGGATGTTTGTAAGCATTACCATTTTGTGATAGAAGGTTGTTTGCGAATGTTTTTTGTGGACGAAAAAGGAACAGAACACGTGCTTCAATTTGCGACCGAAAATTGGTGGATAGCCGATATTGGCAGTTTTCATGCCAGTACACCCAGTCGCCTTTTTATTGAAGCTTTAGAGCCTTCAATAGTGCTGCAAATCAAAAAGAAAGACCTTTTAACTCTTTATACCGAATCCCCAAAATTTGACCGTTATTTTAGAGTTTTGGTCGAAAATGCTTTTGTGAAAATGCAAGAACGGGTGATTCAAAACATCAGTTCGACTGCTCAAGAACGTTACCTTACTTTCTTAGAGAATTACCCCCATCTCGCCAACCGTATTTCACAAGTTCAAATTGCTTCTTTTATTGGTGTTACGCCAGAATTTCTGAGTAAAATCAGAAAAAATCTGATGAAGTAA
- a CDS encoding solute carrier family 26 protein encodes MKKYFPFLDWMFNYKRADLSGDLTAGLTVGVMLIPQGMAYSMLAGLPPIYGLYASTIPLIIYALFGTSRQLAVGPVAMVALLISSGVGALAELGSTEFISLAILLALMVGMIQLSMGVFRLGFVVNFLSHPVIAGFTSAAALIIGFSQLKHLLGFKIEGGKVHELLVNVFQNLDKINYPTLTIGVLAIATLLIVKKVNRKIPGPLIVVLLGIAAVFGFNMAEVGVKIVKEVPSGLPVFGIPEWDMTSFKALLPTALTISFVGFMESIAVAKAIQSKHKNYEVVSNQELIGLGLANIVGSFFKAFPVTGGFSRTAVNDQAGAKTGLASIFSAVLIVITLLFLTPYFYYLPNAVLAAIIMVAVFGLIDFKEAKHLWQIDKRDFTLFMVTAVGTLFLGIEEGILIGAGLSLLMVIYQVSNPHIAELGKVPNSEQFRNINRFDDLIQDKEILVVRFDAQLYFANLSYFKENLQQMEAKKPQLKYVILDAKSISSLDSSAVHALHDLIEDYEQRGIKLYIANAIGPVRDILQKAHIVEALGAHRFHMRVIEAVNDIKGRQEAFDKTYTLQTNG; translated from the coding sequence ATGAAAAAATATTTTCCTTTCCTCGATTGGATGTTTAATTATAAGCGAGCAGATTTGAGTGGCGACCTCACCGCAGGCTTGACGGTTGGGGTGATGTTGATTCCGCAAGGTATGGCTTACTCCATGTTGGCAGGTTTGCCACCGATTTATGGACTCTACGCTTCCACAATTCCCTTGATAATCTATGCTTTGTTTGGCACTTCTCGCCAATTGGCAGTCGGGCCTGTGGCGATGGTGGCGTTGTTGATTTCGAGCGGAGTAGGTGCTTTGGCAGAGTTGGGTTCTACCGAATTTATCAGTTTGGCAATATTATTGGCCTTGATGGTTGGTATGATTCAGCTCAGTATGGGCGTTTTTCGATTGGGCTTTGTGGTCAATTTTTTGTCGCATCCCGTCATTGCAGGGTTTACCTCTGCCGCCGCCTTGATTATCGGTTTCAGCCAATTGAAGCACCTCTTGGGCTTCAAGATTGAAGGAGGAAAAGTACACGAATTGTTGGTCAATGTTTTTCAGAATTTAGACAAAATCAACTACCCGACTTTGACGATTGGCGTTTTAGCGATTGCAACATTGCTCATTGTCAAAAAGGTAAACCGAAAAATCCCAGGACCATTGATTGTCGTTCTTTTGGGAATTGCAGCCGTTTTTGGCTTCAATATGGCAGAAGTAGGTGTAAAAATCGTGAAAGAAGTGCCAAGTGGTTTGCCCGTTTTTGGTATTCCTGAATGGGACATGACTTCTTTCAAAGCCTTGTTACCAACTGCCCTCACCATTTCGTTTGTGGGATTTATGGAATCCATTGCAGTCGCCAAAGCGATTCAATCGAAACACAAAAACTACGAAGTCGTGTCGAATCAAGAGTTGATTGGCTTGGGTTTGGCAAACATTGTCGGTTCGTTCTTCAAGGCGTTTCCTGTGACGGGCGGTTTTTCGAGAACAGCCGTAAACGACCAAGCGGGTGCTAAAACGGGATTGGCTTCTATCTTCAGTGCGGTCTTGATTGTGATTACACTTTTGTTTCTGACTCCTTATTTTTACTATCTCCCAAATGCAGTTTTGGCGGCTATCATCATGGTAGCGGTCTTTGGTTTGATAGACTTCAAAGAGGCGAAACACTTGTGGCAGATTGACAAGCGAGATTTCACCTTGTTTATGGTGACGGCTGTAGGCACTTTGTTTTTGGGTATTGAAGAGGGCATTTTGATTGGCGCAGGATTGTCATTGTTGATGGTCATTTACCAGGTATCAAATCCTCACATTGCAGAGTTGGGAAAAGTTCCAAATTCCGAACAGTTTAGAAACATCAACCGCTTCGATGATTTGATTCAAGACAAAGAGATTTTGGTAGTTCGTTTTGATGCCCAGTTGTATTTCGCCAATTTGAGCTACTTCAAAGAGAACCTTCAACAAATGGAGGCAAAAAAACCTCAATTGAAGTATGTGATTTTGGATGCCAAATCTATCAGTAGCTTGGATTCGAGTGCGGTTCATGCCCTACACGATTTGATTGAAGACTACGAACAAAGAGGCATTAAACTCTACATTGCCAATGCGATAGGGCCTGTGAGGGATATACTTCAAAAAGCACATATTGTGGAGGCTTTGGGAGCGCACCGATTCCACATGCGGGTGATTGAAGCGGTGAATGACATCAAGGGGCGACAAGAGGCTTTTGATAAAACTTATACGCTGCAAACGAATGGTTAG
- a CDS encoding class I SAM-dependent methyltransferase produces the protein MTQKNCCTLNTFNGDYESYWNSVFEEEKTHNWQEGTDLAIDRWLENPLVKQAETVMCAGVGDSFLVDKLLQKEHTQIIANDISELALRRLQKRIGTNEAVEYVAADLMQADRLLQYEQKLDVWIDRATLHFFTTCADKDRYFQLVDKLLKPNGIAIIGVFSKNNVATCCGLELQLWSQQSLQNRFKGYEVLDAFHENFTEQDSTHREYVYLMVQKNK, from the coding sequence ATGACACAAAAAAACTGCTGTACGCTGAACACCTTCAATGGAGATTATGAATCCTATTGGAACAGTGTTTTTGAAGAAGAAAAAACGCACAATTGGCAGGAAGGAACGGATTTGGCGATTGACCGATGGCTGGAAAATCCTCTTGTCAAACAAGCCGAAACGGTAATGTGTGCAGGAGTCGGTGACTCTTTTTTGGTTGACAAGTTGCTGCAAAAAGAACATACCCAAATTATCGCCAATGACATCAGCGAACTGGCACTGAGGCGTTTGCAGAAGCGAATCGGCACAAATGAGGCGGTTGAATATGTGGCAGCAGATTTGATGCAAGCCGATAGATTATTGCAGTATGAGCAAAAGCTGGATGTTTGGATTGACCGAGCAACGCTTCACTTCTTTACCACTTGTGCCGACAAAGACCGCTATTTTCAGTTGGTTGACAAGCTCTTGAAACCAAACGGGATTGCGATTATTGGTGTGTTTAGCAAAAACAATGTGGCTACTTGTTGTGGTTTAGAGTTGCAATTGTGGAGTCAACAATCCTTACAGAACCGCTTCAAAGGTTACGAGGTCCTGGATGCTTTCCACGAAAATTTTACAGAACAAGATAGTACACATAGAGAATATGTTTACTTGATGGTGCAAAAAAACAAATAA
- a CDS encoding DUF6691 family protein, protein MNYIKFLLTGVLFGIVMSKAEIISWYRIYEMFKFQSFHMYGIIGSAIVLGIIIVQIIKRREIKSIEGKEITFCHKDRSVTRYLVGGIIFGLGWALAGACPGPMFVLVGYGYLSILVVIAGALLGTLVYGILRPKLPH, encoded by the coding sequence ATGAATTACATCAAATTTTTATTGACAGGTGTGTTGTTTGGCATTGTGATGTCGAAAGCCGAGATCATCTCTTGGTACCGCATCTATGAAATGTTTAAGTTTCAGTCATTTCACATGTACGGTATCATTGGTTCTGCCATCGTTTTGGGCATTATCATCGTGCAAATCATCAAGCGAAGAGAAATAAAAAGCATTGAAGGCAAAGAAATTACCTTCTGCCATAAAGACCGAAGTGTGACCCGCTACTTAGTTGGTGGAATCATTTTTGGCTTGGGTTGGGCATTGGCAGGAGCTTGCCCTGGGCCTATGTTTGTCTTGGTTGGCTATGGTTATTTGTCAATTTTGGTGGTGATTGCTGGGGCTTTGCTGGGAACGTTGGTTTATGGAATTTTACGCCCGAAATTGCCGCATTAA